A single region of the Candidatus Stygibacter australis genome encodes:
- a CDS encoding cation:proton antiporter — MTHPILLILGFIILTGFYLGRNMRFIKLPSIIGYMLLGVVLGSSLLNILSDVLLDNLDFISSIALGFVAFSIGLELKISHLRRLGKGIIYIILMESFGAFILVFVSLQLLTGDTALSLLFAAIAPASAPAGTVAVIREYKAKGVLTKALYAVVGFDDGLGIVIFGFASAFAQSILSKEAGNADPGIMITLLQPLKEVALSILCGGVLAFLSSILIRRLKVSSDVFIVIFGIIFLSCGICEILHLSEILTIMVMGMIMVNMQSANLVNKIQNELGVAMPLLFILFFTLAGANLHISAIPALGLLGLVYIFARSAGLIFGSKLGAALGKAPPVISKYIGMGILSQAGVAIGLSLLIKQNYAGLGAIVDRAQGLTHGDIIGITVITTVTATSIVFEIIGPILTKIALTKAGEIKVNEPEK, encoded by the coding sequence ATGACACATCCCATTTTACTGATCTTAGGGTTTATCATCCTGACGGGGTTTTACCTGGGCAGGAATATGCGCTTCATCAAGCTGCCCTCCATAATTGGCTATATGCTGCTTGGCGTGGTGCTGGGCTCATCTCTGCTTAATATACTGAGCGATGTGCTGCTTGATAATCTTGATTTTATCTCCAGTATTGCGCTTGGTTTTGTGGCGTTCAGTATTGGACTGGAATTAAAGATATCTCACCTGAGAAGGCTGGGCAAGGGGATTATCTACATCATCTTGATGGAATCATTCGGGGCATTTATCCTGGTGTTTGTCTCTCTGCAGCTACTCACTGGAGATACGGCACTCTCACTGCTCTTTGCTGCAATAGCCCCCGCCAGTGCTCCAGCAGGAACCGTGGCAGTTATCAGGGAATATAAAGCAAAGGGTGTACTCACAAAGGCTCTTTATGCCGTAGTGGGATTTGATGACGGATTAGGGATAGTGATATTTGGTTTTGCTTCCGCCTTTGCTCAAAGCATATTATCCAAAGAAGCGGGAAATGCTGATCCGGGTATAATGATCACCTTATTGCAACCCCTGAAAGAAGTGGCTTTGAGTATCCTTTGCGGGGGAGTTTTAGCCTTTTTGAGCAGTATCTTGATCCGCAGACTTAAGGTAAGCTCAGATGTGTTTATAGTCATCTTTGGGATAATCTTTTTGAGTTGCGGAATATGTGAAATACTCCATTTATCAGAAATCCTGACTATCATGGTCATGGGCATGATAATGGTAAATATGCAATCTGCTAATCTGGTGAATAAGATCCAGAATGAATTAGGTGTTGCGATGCCGCTGCTTTTTATACTTTTCTTTACCCTGGCTGGGGCAAACCTGCATATATCAGCAATTCCGGCATTAGGACTGTTAGGTCTGGTGTATATATTTGCCCGAAGCGCTGGTTTGATATTTGGCTCAAAACTGGGAGCAGCACTGGGGAAAGCACCCCCAGTGATCTCAAAATATATAGGAATGGGGATATTATCCCAGGCAGGAGTGGCCATAGGACTTTCTTTATTGATCAAGCAGAATTATGCTGGTCTGGGTGCAATAGTTGATCGTGCTCAAGGTCTCACTCATGGAGATATCATAGGAATAACCGTGATCACTACGGTTACTGCTACATCAATCGTCTTTGAGATTATAGGTCCTATTCTAACTAAGATCGCCCTGACAAAAGCCGGGGAGATAAAGGTAAATGAGCCTGAGAAGTGA
- a CDS encoding PTS sugar transporter subunit IIA, with protein MELNKVLDERTIAVGKQFSSKKEVLQAIADLAINSPALGGFSSEDIFWALTEREELSSTGFGKGIAIPHCTLDCKEFVIGAITIPEGVEFDAIDNKPVKIVVYIIAPENMRNMHIRYLSALSGMLNNELNQTKIIAVKDPASLKGIFLRHTELPASEASASGWNQFTFILQSEEIMDEVLGILTEVDDTNIAVTDAYTAGHFLYSKPLFSSLWGTPVDNYCKVVIATVPRRLANEILRRSHHLINKKFQEGLLVTMQELQYYAGNLNLG; from the coding sequence ATGGAACTTAATAAGGTCCTTGATGAAAGAACAATTGCAGTCGGGAAGCAATTCAGCAGTAAGAAGGAAGTACTTCAAGCGATAGCCGATTTAGCCATAAATAGTCCAGCTCTCGGAGGATTCAGTTCAGAAGACATTTTCTGGGCATTAACCGAAAGGGAAGAGCTAAGCTCCACAGGATTTGGTAAAGGAATTGCGATTCCGCATTGCACACTTGATTGTAAAGAGTTTGTGATAGGGGCAATCACCATTCCTGAGGGAGTGGAATTTGATGCGATTGATAATAAACCCGTGAAAATAGTAGTTTATATCATTGCACCGGAGAATATGCGAAATATGCATATACGCTATTTGAGTGCACTTTCCGGTATGCTTAATAATGAACTTAATCAGACGAAAATAATCGCAGTAAAAGATCCTGCATCGCTTAAGGGTATCTTCCTGCGTCATACGGAATTGCCGGCATCAGAGGCTTCTGCTTCCGGCTGGAATCAATTTACCTTTATCCTTCAATCTGAAGAGATCATGGACGAAGTTCTGGGTATATTGACAGAAGTGGATGACACTAATATTGCCGTTACTGATGCCTATACTGCGGGGCATTTCTTATATTCCAAACCGCTTTTCAGCAGTCTTTGGGGCACACCGGTGGATAACTATTGTAAAGTAGTGATAGCTACCGTTCCCCGCAGGCTGGCTAATGAGATACTTAGGCGCAGTCACCACTTGATCAACAAGAAATTTCAGGAAGGGCTTCTGGTTACTATGCAGGAACTGCAGTACTATGCCGGCAATCTGAATTTAGGGTAA